From one Motacilla alba alba isolate MOTALB_02 chromosome 8, Motacilla_alba_V1.0_pri, whole genome shotgun sequence genomic stretch:
- the LOC119704264 gene encoding dimethylaniline monooxygenase [N-oxide-forming] 4-like codes for MVRRVAVVGAGAGGLASVKCCLDEGLEPTCFESSEDIGGIWRYTDSTDSRRITVYRSVITNTSKEMSCFSDFPFPEDFPNYLPHSLVLEYLRMYAQHFDLLRHIRFQTTVLSVRKRPDFSTSGQWEVVTETHGVRESHIFDAVMVCTGHYQEPYLPLASFPGIESRFKGQYLHSWEYRDVQAFRGKRVLVLGIGNTGGDLSVELSRVAAKVFLSTRSHTWVISRVSDHGFPLDMVSTTRFNSLLDWLLPSALTRRIKFRKFNSWFNHTNYGLASSKSSKFKMIINEELPFCLLSGTVVLKPNVKEFTESSAVFEDGTTEENIDVVLFATGYNFSFPFLEESVRSTIDDNRSLYNCIFPPQLEKPTLAIIGLIQLTGSIMVGSEMQARWVTGVFAGWNKLPPPSRMMAEVLKRKPPVKRNPSERENLKMSFISYVDKIAACAGVKPSVLRLLLTDPQLGLAIFFGPCSPYQYRLEGRGRWSGARAAILSQRQRSLRPLRTRLLGDGPSSSRGWCWMCLLALPAALAAAWLFSKHPQPGWSPRAGPRL; via the exons ATGGTCCGGCGTGTGGCCGTGgtcggggccggggctgggggcttgGCCTCTGTCAAGTGCTGCCTGgatgaggggctggagcccacCTGCTTCGAGAGCAGCGAGGACATCGGCGGCATCTGGCGCTACACG GACTCCACAGACAGCAGGAGGATCACTGTCTACCGCTCAGTCATCACCAACACCTCTAAGGAGATGTCCTGCTTCAGCGACTTCCCCTTTCCCGAGGATTTTCCCAACTACCTGCCCCACAGCCTGGTCCTGGAGTACCTCAGGATGTACGCCCAGCACTTCGACCTCCTGCGGCACATTCGCTTCCAG ACAACAGTTCTCAGCGTGAGGAAGCGCCCAGATTTCAGCACCTCAGGCCAGTGGGAGGTGGTCACCGAGACCCACGGTGTCCGCGAGTCCCACATCTTCGACGCTGTCATGGTTTGCACCGGCCATTACCAGGAGCCCTACTTGCCACTGGCTTCTTTCCCAG GCATTGAAAGTCGCTTCAAAGGCCAGTACCTGCACAGCTGGGAGTACAGAGACGTGCAGGCTTTCCGAGGGAAGCGCGTCCTGGTGCTTGGCATCGGCAACACCGGCGGCGACCTCTCCGTGGAGCTGAGCCGTGTGGCTGCCAAG GTGTTCCTCAGCACCAGGAGCCACACGTGGGTCATCAGCCGGGTCTCAGACCATGGCTTCCCCTTGGACATGGTCAGCACCACCCGCTTCAACTCCCTCCTGGACTGGCTTCTCCCATCAGCCCTCACAAGGAGGATCAAGTTTCGGAAGTTCAATTCATGGTTCAACCACACAAACTATGGCTTGGCTTCCAGCAAAAG CTCCAAATTTAAGATGATTATCAATGAAGAGTTGCCCTTCTGCCTCCTCTCTGGGACTGTGGTGCTGAAGCCAAACGTGAAGGAGTTCACTGAAAGCTCTGCTGTTTTCGAAGATGGGACAACCGAAGAAAACATTGACGTGGTGCTCTTTGCCACAGGCTACaacttctccttccccttccttgaGGAGTCTGTCCGCAGCACCATCGACGACAACCGTTCCCTCTACAACTGCatcttccctccccagctggagaagccCACGCTGGCCATCATTGGCCTGATCCAGCTGACAGGCTCCATTATGGTGGGGTCAGAAATGCAGGCTCGCTGGGTGACAGGGGTCTTTGCAG GCTGGAACAAGCTGCCTCCCCCCAGCAGGATGATGGCTGAGGTTTTGAAGAGGAAGCCACCAGTCAAAAG GAACCCGTCCGAGAGGGAGAACCTGAAGATGAGCTTTATCAGCTACGTGGACAAAATCGCTGCGTGCGCTGGCGTCAAGCCCAGCGTGttgaggctgctgctgacagaCCCCCAGCTGGGCCTGGCCATCTTTTTTGGGCCCTGCTCCCCGTACCAGTACCGGCTGGAGGGCCGGGGCCGCTGGAGCGGGGCCAGGGCTGCCATCCTGAGCCAGCGGCAGCGCTCCCTGAGGCCCCTGAGGACGCGGCTGCTGGGCGACggccccagcagctcccggggctggtgctggatgtgcctcctggctctgccggcagctctggctgcagcctggctcttCTCCAAACACCcgcagccaggctggagcccgCGGGCAGGGCCCCGGCTGTAG
- the FMO1 gene encoding dimethylaniline monooxygenase [N-oxide-forming] 1, producing MRVAVVGAGVSGLAATKCCLDEGLEPTCFEQSQDIGGLWRYTEHIEAGRPSLYPSVISNTSKEMSAFSDFPFPEHFPVFLPNALLLDYLRRYAEHFSLREHIRFGTTVVSIRKHPDFATTGQWNVVTETGGTQTSHVFDAVMVCNGNFSEPSLPLQCFPGIERFGGQYFHSRQYKHPDVFQGKRVLVVGMGNSGVDIAVEASRVAAKVTISTSRGAWLLSRVFEHGYPWDMILNTRLMSLIKTNLPGPLSWWLINYKANRWFNHENYGLQPENSWLVREPVLNDELPSYILTGRITIRPGVKEFKDNSVLFHNCPEEEPIDIVVFCTGYNISFPFLEESVVRVENKHASLYKYVFPPHLQKPTLAVLGLIKPLGAIMPVVEMQARWVSRVFKGLCQLPPQSVMEKEVNEKKKNQIQWFGLTFDEVLKTECLVYVDTLASFIGAKPSVLGLLCTDPWLALTIFFGPCSSYQYRLGGPGRWQGARQAILTQWDRVLKPTRTRVPAGSSSSFLSLLTVMGFLLLLAAVIFGFL from the exons ATGAGAGTGGCCGTGGTGGGCGCGGGGGTCAGCGGGCTGGCAGCCACCAAGTGCTGCCTGGACGAGGGGCTGGAGCCCACCTGCTTCGAGCAGAGCCAGGACATCGGGGGGCTCTGGCGCTACACG GAGCACATCGAGGCCGGCCGGCCAAGCCTTTATCCGTCAGTCATCAGCAACACCTCCAAGGAGATGTCTGCCTTCTCCGACTTCCCCTTCCCCGAGCACTTCCCTGTGTTCCTGCCCAATGCCCTGCTCCTGGACTACCTCCGGCGCTACGCCGAGCACTTCAGCCTGCGGGAGCACATCAGATTTGGG ACCACCGTTGTCAGCATCCGTAAGCACCCCGACTTTGCCACCACGGGCCAGTGGAATGTGGTCACGGAGACGGGGGGGACGCAGACATCACATGTCTTTGATGCTGTTATGGTTTGCAACGGCAATTTCTCGGAGCCATCCCTCCCCCTGCAGTGTTTTCCTG GCATCGAGAGGTTTGGAGGGCAGTACTTCCACAGCCGGCAGTACAAGCATCCTGACGTGTTCCAGGGCAAGCGTGTCCTCGTGGTGGGCATGGGCAACTCAGGAGTGGACATCGCAGTGGAGGCCAGTCGTGTCGCTGCAAAG GTGACCATTAGCACCAGTCGAGGAGCCTGGCTGCTCAGCCGCGTGTTTGAGCACGGCTACCCGTGGGATATGATTTTAAACACTCGCCTTATGAGCCTGATCAAAACCAACCTCCCCGGGCCCCTTTCATGGTGGTTGATTAATTATAAGGCGAACCGGTGGTTCAACCATGAAAACTATGGCCTTCAGCCAGAGAACAG CTGGCTGGTGCGGGAGCCCGTGCTGAACGACGAGCTCCCAAGCTACATCCTGACAGGCAGGATCACCATCAGGCCGGGCGTGAAGGAATTCAAGGACAACTCAGTCCTTTTCCACAACTGCCCTGAGGAGGAGCCCATCGATATTGTTGTCTTCTGCACGGGCTACAAcatctccttccccttcctggaAGAATCCGTCGTCAGGGTGGAAAACAAGCACGCGTCCCTCTACAAATATGTGTTCCCACCCCACCTGCAGAAGCCCACCCTGGCTGTCCTTGGGCTGATTAAGCCCTTAGGAGCCATCATGCCCGTGGTAGAGATGCAGGCACGCTGGGTGAGCCGTGTCTTCAAAG GCTTGTGTCAGTTGCCTCCCCAGTCGGTCATGGAGAAGGAAGTaaatgagaagaagaaaaaccaaatccaaTG GTTTGGCCTGACCTTTGACGAAGTCCTCAAAACCGAGTGTCTGGTCTACGTGGACACACTGGCCTCCTTCATTGGTGCCAAGCCCAgcgtgctggggctgctctgcacagaccCTTGGCTGGCCCTCACCATCTTCTTTGGCCCCTGCTCCTCCTACCAGTACCGGCTGGGGGGTCCTGGGCGCTGGCAGGGGGCACGGCAGGCCATCCTCACCCAGTGGGACCGCGTCCTGAAGCCCACCAGAACACGAGTCCCTGCTGGCTCCTCCAGCTCTTTCCTATCTCTCCTGACTGTGATGGGATTccttctgctcctggctgctgtgatTTTTGGTTTCCTATAG